In Streptomyces hawaiiensis, one genomic interval encodes:
- a CDS encoding branched-chain amino acid ABC transporter permease produces MRRQRMLVPVLALVLVMVPVISARAQGEEVPRGPTFAARALQALIDGIQFGVIIAITSVGLSLIFGTIHLINFAHGEFVTIGATFAFFLNVSAAGPGWHLIPAALAAVAFGALLGGAVERGIWRPLRARGTGLINMFIVTIGLSLLLRHVVLVLYGTRPASYAQYDIQSAIDVGPAGITPRDLTVTLLSVLVLLGTAALLQKTRIGTAVRAVSANRDLAEASGIDVQRVVLFVWMLGGGLAALGGVFFGLVEIVTWDMGFKLLLLMFAGIILGGLGSAYGAMVGSLVIGVVAQMSTLWFPVDLQYAWALLVLILVLLFRPQGILGRAERVG; encoded by the coding sequence ATGCGTCGTCAGCGGATGCTCGTACCGGTCCTCGCCCTGGTCCTCGTAATGGTGCCCGTGATCTCCGCGCGGGCACAGGGCGAGGAAGTCCCGCGCGGCCCCACCTTCGCCGCGCGGGCTCTGCAGGCGCTGATCGACGGCATCCAGTTCGGGGTGATCATCGCGATCACATCGGTCGGGCTCTCGCTGATCTTCGGCACCATCCACCTGATCAATTTCGCACACGGTGAGTTCGTCACCATCGGCGCCACCTTCGCGTTCTTCCTCAACGTCTCGGCGGCCGGTCCGGGCTGGCACCTGATCCCCGCCGCCCTGGCCGCGGTGGCGTTCGGCGCCCTGTTGGGCGGGGCGGTGGAGCGTGGTATCTGGCGCCCGCTGCGGGCCCGGGGAACCGGGCTGATCAACATGTTCATCGTCACCATCGGGCTCTCGCTGCTGCTGCGCCACGTCGTACTCGTGCTGTACGGAACCCGGCCCGCCTCCTACGCGCAGTACGACATCCAGAGCGCCATCGACGTGGGCCCGGCCGGCATCACCCCACGGGACCTCACGGTCACCCTGCTCTCCGTGCTCGTGCTGCTCGGCACGGCCGCGCTCCTGCAGAAGACGCGGATCGGCACGGCTGTCCGGGCCGTCTCCGCCAACCGTGACCTCGCGGAGGCGTCGGGCATCGACGTGCAGCGGGTGGTGCTGTTCGTGTGGATGCTCGGCGGCGGGCTGGCCGCGCTCGGCGGGGTCTTCTTCGGTCTCGTCGAGATCGTCACGTGGGACATGGGCTTCAAGCTCCTGCTGCTCATGTTCGCGGGGATCATCCTGGGCGGCCTCGGCTCCGCCTACGGCGCGATGGTCGGCAGCCTCGTCATCGGCGTCGTCGCCCAGATGTCCACCCTGTGGTTCCCGGTGGACCTGCAGTACGCGTGGGCGCTGCTCGTCCTCATCCTCGTCCTTCTCTTCCGGCCGCAGGGCATCCTCGGCCGGGCCGAACGCGTCGGGTGA
- a CDS encoding branched-chain amino acid ABC transporter permease has protein sequence MDFSAIVSDALRSGIGPIAAVYALAAMGLNLHFGYTGLLNFGQVGFMLVGGYGLAITVSTYDGPMWLGVLGGIACAVVLALLLGLPTLRLRADYLAITTIAAGETLRLFYRSSWAEPVTGGVFGLQRFANDFYGLNPIEPGTYGVWLVRFSSRDLWVMITGWALVLVVGGLLALLIHSPWGRVIRSIREDEVAARSLGKNVYAYKMQSLTLGGVIGAAAGMMQAIQVQSVNPDNYDPGVTFFLYTLLVLGGAGRILGPVVGSILFWFVLSFLDSALRQAIDAEYISPDLISTSEVGAVRFALVGVALILLVAFRPQGILGSRKEMLLSGR, from the coding sequence ATGGACTTCTCGGCCATCGTCTCCGACGCCCTGCGCTCGGGAATCGGCCCCATCGCCGCCGTCTACGCCCTCGCCGCGATGGGGTTGAACCTGCACTTCGGTTACACGGGACTGCTGAACTTCGGCCAGGTCGGCTTCATGCTGGTCGGCGGTTACGGGCTCGCCATCACGGTGTCGACGTACGACGGCCCGATGTGGCTCGGCGTCCTGGGCGGAATCGCCTGCGCGGTCGTGCTGGCCCTACTGCTCGGCCTGCCCACCCTGCGGCTGCGCGCCGACTACCTCGCGATCACCACGATCGCGGCGGGGGAGACGCTACGGCTCTTCTACCGATCCAGCTGGGCCGAGCCGGTCACCGGCGGGGTGTTCGGGTTGCAGCGGTTCGCGAACGACTTCTACGGACTCAACCCCATCGAACCCGGCACCTACGGCGTGTGGCTCGTGAGGTTCAGCTCCCGCGACCTCTGGGTGATGATCACCGGGTGGGCGCTGGTGCTCGTGGTCGGAGGCCTGCTCGCCCTGCTGATCCACAGCCCGTGGGGTCGAGTCATCCGGTCGATCCGTGAGGACGAGGTCGCCGCGCGCAGCCTCGGCAAGAACGTCTACGCGTACAAGATGCAGAGCCTCACGCTCGGCGGCGTCATCGGGGCGGCCGCGGGCATGATGCAGGCCATCCAGGTGCAGTCCGTCAACCCGGACAACTACGACCCGGGCGTCACGTTCTTCCTGTACACGCTGCTCGTCCTCGGAGGGGCCGGGCGGATCCTCGGGCCGGTCGTCGGCTCGATCCTGTTCTGGTTCGTCCTCAGCTTCCTCGACAGCGCGCTCCGCCAGGCCATCGACGCCGAGTACATCTCGCCGGACCTCATCAGCACCTCGGAGGTGGGCGCGGTGCGCTTCGCCCTGGTCGGGGTCGCTCTCATCCTGCTGGTCGCGTTCCGGCCGCAGGGCATCCTCGGCAGCCGGAAGGAGATGCTGCTCAGTGGACGCTGA
- a CDS encoding ABC transporter ATP-binding protein, protein MDADPVVPQPDRLSAIDPEPGVRKPDPLLILDQVTRTFGGLVAVRVEHLEVQRGAITALIGPNGAGKTTLFNVVSGFDGADGGRWSFEGQPLTGSPAHRVARRGLVRTFQLSRALARLTVLENLLLAAPGQRGERVLPALLRPLWRGQERAFEHRADELLDRFRLGPLRDDHAGTLSGGQRKLLELARALMTRPVMLLLDEPMAGVNPALAQSLLGHITQLRDEGLTVCFVEHDMDVVMGISDWVAVMADGRLVAEGPPHTIGRNAAVVDAYLGKRHDEPEATEEEGEEE, encoded by the coding sequence GTGGACGCTGACCCTGTCGTGCCCCAGCCGGACCGGCTCTCCGCGATCGATCCCGAACCAGGGGTGCGCAAGCCCGATCCCCTGCTGATCCTGGACCAGGTGACCCGCACCTTCGGCGGCCTCGTGGCGGTGCGGGTCGAGCACCTGGAGGTGCAGCGCGGGGCCATCACCGCGCTCATCGGTCCCAACGGCGCGGGCAAGACCACGCTGTTCAACGTGGTGAGCGGGTTCGACGGGGCCGACGGCGGCCGGTGGTCGTTCGAAGGGCAGCCGCTCACCGGCTCCCCGGCGCACCGGGTGGCGCGGCGGGGACTGGTCCGTACGTTCCAGCTCTCCAGAGCGCTCGCCCGGCTCACGGTGCTGGAGAACCTGCTGCTGGCCGCGCCCGGACAACGCGGCGAAAGGGTCCTGCCCGCGCTGCTGCGACCGCTGTGGCGCGGGCAGGAGCGGGCGTTCGAGCACCGCGCCGACGAACTGCTGGACCGGTTCCGGCTCGGGCCCCTGCGCGACGACCATGCAGGCACGCTCTCCGGCGGTCAGCGCAAACTGCTGGAACTGGCCCGCGCGCTCATGACCCGGCCGGTCATGCTCCTGCTCGACGAACCGATGGCCGGGGTCAACCCGGCGCTGGCCCAGTCGCTGCTGGGACACATCACGCAGTTGCGTGACGAGGGGCTGACGGTGTGCTTCGTCGAGCACGACATGGACGTTGTCATGGGCATCAGCGATTGGGTGGCCGTCATGGCCGACGGCCGCCTGGTGGCCGAGGGCCCACCGCACACGATCGGCCGGAACGCCGCCGTCGTGGACGCCTACCTGGGCAAGCGGCACGACGAGCCGGAGGCGACCGAGGAAGAGGGCGAGGAGGAATAG
- a CDS encoding ABC transporter ATP-binding protein yields the protein MSAEKQAPVLAADDIVAGYVPGVDVLRGCSVEVRPGEVVGVIGPNGAGKSTLVKAVFGLLRVRGGKVRLRGEDVTGRPAHELVRRGVGYVPQLQNVFPALTVEENLRMGVYLRPKDHARRVTAVEELFPLLADRRKQKAGAMSGGERQMLAMARALMMEPQLLLLDEPSAGLSPLHQDHVFDRCRMINSAGVAVLMVEQNARRCLQLCDRGYVLDQGRNAYTGTGAALLHDEKVIELYLGTLARVR from the coding sequence ATGTCCGCCGAGAAGCAGGCACCGGTGCTGGCGGCCGACGACATCGTCGCCGGTTATGTCCCGGGTGTCGATGTGCTGCGCGGATGCAGCGTCGAGGTGCGGCCGGGCGAGGTGGTCGGCGTGATCGGCCCGAACGGCGCCGGAAAGTCGACGCTGGTCAAGGCCGTCTTCGGGCTGCTGCGGGTGCGCGGTGGGAAGGTGCGGCTGCGCGGCGAGGACGTGACCGGCCGGCCCGCGCACGAGTTGGTCCGGCGGGGCGTGGGCTACGTGCCGCAGCTGCAGAACGTGTTCCCCGCGTTGACCGTCGAGGAGAACCTGCGGATGGGCGTGTATCTGAGGCCCAAGGACCACGCGCGGCGGGTTACGGCGGTCGAGGAACTCTTCCCCCTGCTGGCCGACCGCCGCAAGCAGAAGGCCGGCGCGATGTCCGGCGGTGAACGCCAGATGCTCGCGATGGCCCGCGCGCTGATGATGGAGCCCCAGCTGCTGCTGCTCGACGAGCCGTCGGCCGGCCTGTCACCCCTCCACCAGGACCACGTCTTCGACCGGTGCAGAATGATCAACAGCGCGGGCGTCGCCGTGCTCATGGTCGAGCAGAACGCCCGCAGGTGCCTGCAGCTCTGCGACCGCGGCTACGTCCTCGACCAGGGCCGCAACGCGTACACCGGCACGGGTGCGGCCCTGCTGCACGACGAGAAGGTGATCGAGCTCTACCTCGGCACACTCGCCCGCGTCCGTTGA